A part of Aspergillus flavus chromosome 1, complete sequence genomic DNA contains:
- a CDS encoding uncharacterized protein (domain of unknown function-domain containing protein) translates to MAPASELPKRDSDQLIPIRTQKKGPDDWKGLTDSKERRRRQNRINQRAYRQRKRAEKLGLPINAEGAESSTASSSSSSSQSPPTTALTTRSNCPTPDQTAALLDLFSKTAYQSYILGSPTSDHLLTLAKVNVFRAFASIMSTLGMPKHHEWMDDDAISPFTLLRPGFTTPSTIPLTLRPTKLQQSIPHHPWLDFFPHPRMRDNLIRAGDFDDEQLCMDIMGFWDMSTESCGLLVWGDPQDLGNWEVSEEFIRKWPWVVGGCAELLVSTNRWRAMRGEKLIFRYL, encoded by the exons ATGGCGCCCGCAAGCGAGCTCCCCAAGCGCGATTCCGATCAGCTTATACCCATTCGGACACAAAAAAAGGGACCCGATGACTGGAAGGGTCTCACGGACTCAAAGGAACGGCGACGGCGCCAGAACAGGATCAACCAGCGAGCTTACC GCCAACGCAAACGAGCCGAAAAGCTCGGTCTACCCATCAATGCCGAAGGAGCCGAGTCCAGCACGgcgtcttcatcttcatcttcatcacaATCCCCACCCACAACAGCCCTAACCACCCGATCAAACTGTCCCACCCCCGACCAAACCGCCGCCCTCCTCGACCTCTTCAGCAAAACTGCCTACCAGAGCTACATCCTCGGCTCCCCAACCTCCGACCACCTCCTCACCCTCGCCAAAGTGAACGTCTTCCGCGCCTTCGCCTCCATCATGTCCACCCTCGGCATGCCCAAACACCACGAATGGATGGACGACGACGCAATCTCCCCCTTCACCCTCCTCCGTCCCGGCTTcaccaccccctccaccatccCCCTCACTCTCCGCCCGACCAAACTCCAACAATCCATCCCCCACCATCCCTGGCTCGACTTCTTCCCGCACCCGCGCATGCGCGACAATCTCATCCGCGCCGGCGACTTCGACGACGAGCAGCTCTGCATGGATATCATGGGGTTCTGGGATATGAGCACCGAGAGTTGCGGGCTGTTAGTGTGGGGGGATCCGCAGGATCTGGGGAATTGGGAGGTGAGCGAGGAGTTTATTCGGAAGTGGCCGTGGGTGGTTGGGGGTTGTGCGGAGTTGTTGGTTTCGACGAATCGGTGGCGCGCGATGAGGGGGGAGAAATTGATTTTTAGATATCTTTAg
- a CDS encoding sterigmatocystin biosynthesis dehydrogenase stcV — translation MGFPTAPKPKTLLGLHRILSPSAGVKVSPICLGGISIGNEWRFYTGKNEEPFKLLDVFYDMGGNFIDTASNYNNQMSETLIGQWMEERGVRDQMVIATKYTAGYRAFSEDPEPLQTNFTGNSAKSMHVSVRDSLKKLRTDYIDLLYVHWWDYATPVEEVMRGLHVLVMQGKVLYLGISNTPAWIVVKANAYAKQHGLTPFSVYQGNWNAAFRDMEGDVIPMCEDQDMAIVSYGSLGTGALLTVQQRKEREADPDAPMGSVSDIALKTSEVLEKIADRKGTTLQAIALAYLFHQSTFVFPIVGVNTVEHIKAMPDALKVKLSKEEIDDIHEASPYSPGYPMTFTQYMQPVKYDLSWTPADNQQYQMSAWIDAPPKRLPYQPKTE, via the exons ATGGGCTTCCCAACTGCACCCAAGCCCAAGACCCTCCTGGGCTTGCATCGCATCCTGTCTCCCTCTGCTGGAGTCAAGGTATCGCCCATTTGTCTCGGTGGCATAAGCATCGGCAACGAATGGAGGTTCTACACTGGCAAGAATGAAGAACCTTTCAAGCTCCTAGATGTCTTCTACGATATGGGAGGAAACTTTATCGACACCGCCAGCAACTATAACAACCAAATGTCGGAAACACTCATCGGCCAGTGGATGGAGGAGCGCGGTGTCAGGGATCAGATGGTCATTGCCACCAAGTACACTGCCGGCTATCGTGCCTTTAGCGAGGACCCAGAGCCCCTGCAGACAAACTTTACCGGTAACTCTGCCAAGAGCATGCACGTTTCGGTCCGTGATAGTCTGAAGAAGCTGAGGACCGACTATATCGACCTTTTGTACGTCCACTGGTGGGACTATGCAACTCCTGTGGAAGAGGTTATGAGGGGCCTTCATGTCCTTGTTATGCAAGGAAAGGTTCTCTACCTCGGAATTAGCAACACCCCTGCTTGGATTGTTGTCAAGGCCAACGCCT ACGCAAAACAACATGGCCTGACCCCCTTCTCTGTCTACCAGGGCAACTGGAACGCAGCCTTCCGCGACATGGAGGGTGATGTTATTCCCATGTGCGAGGATCAAGACATGGCGATTGTGTCTTATGGGTCATTGGGCACTGGCGCGTTGCTTACAGTTCAGCAGCGAAAGGAGAGGGAAGCCGACCCAGATGCACCGATGGGGTCTGTCTCTGATATTGCCCTCAAGACCAGTGAGGTCTTGGAAAAGATTGCGGACCGAAAGGGAACGACGCTGCAAGCTATT GCCCTGGCATATTTGTTCCACCAGTCCACATTTGTGTTCCCCATCGTCGGAGTCAACACTGTTGAACACATCAAGGCTATGCCTGATGCCTTGAAGGTCAAGCTTTCAAAGGAGGAAATCGACGACATCCACGAAGCTTCTCCTTACAGCCCTGGATATCCAATGACCTTTACCCAATATATGCAGCCGGTCAAGTACGATCTTTCTTGGACACCTGCAGATAACCAGCAGTACCAAATGTCTGCTTGGATTGACGCCCCTCCTAAGCGCCTG CCATACCAACCGAAAACCGAGTGA
- a CDS encoding sterol glucosyltransferase translates to MASKPLQRSKSDDLAEIVDAPPPYTLIAEAGSSTVQDDGRIDVDLDSPAARTALKFIPRLGEDDIISPPPTYSRPVECDIKLNIVIHVVGSRGDVQPFIALGNELQNHGHRVRLATHDVFDSFVRKSGLEFYPIGGDPAELMAFMVKNPGLIPNMKSLKAGEISRKRVMVREMLEGCWKSCIEDDPRTGAPFVTDAIIANPPSFAHVHCAQALGVPLHLMFTMPWSSTSEYPHPLANLKYSGNNASFANAVSYGVVEWMTWQGLGDVINDWRETIDLERVPLTEGPSLVQTLKVPFTYCWSPALVPKPKDWPSYIDVCGFFFRELPIYTPSSELDAFLRDGPPPVYIGFGSIVIDDPPRLTSILEEAVRAVGVRAIISRGWSKLGGSSSKDILYIGDCPHEWLFQNVSAVVHHGGAGTTACGLRFGKPTAIVPFFGDQPFWGKMIAASGAGPEPIPQKSLTAENLAEAIQYCLTPQAKEAAKDISNKMQYEAGVKAAVESFHRNLPLDRMRCQVIPDQPASWIYKKSAKPVFLSKLAAQILLDHLRIESKNLQSHEIRPIIITNRRYDPITSTTSATIGYGTDMLRATSDMFLKPYQELKSRSNTTTPAATNTEDPLSKVDSQTTTASGKNKVDWDATGAAIGAGAAGFGKFMKHVYKGVIVDIPLAATEGLRAVPRLYGEEVEDYAVRDWKSGAIAGGKNFTQGMREGFTDIFTQTHKGAKEEGAVGMAKGFLKGTLSIGTKVPSGRLVLSFLKKLADPWVAALGLVAYPAHGITKSLHTVIRSKTRKQIVQARLREGQYIARKVAKPGIDHALVMQTFDALKNADTS, encoded by the exons ATGGCTTCCAAACCTCTCCAGCGGTCGAAGTCGGATGACCTCGCCGAAATAGTAGATGCTCCTCCACCTTATACACTTATCGCAGAAGCAGGATCCAGCACGGTACAAG ATGACGGTCGCATCGATGTGGATCTCGACTCTCCCGCGGCAAGAACCGCTCTCAAGTTCATCCCCCGGCTCGGTGAAGACGATATCATAAGCCCACCGCCTACCTACTCAAGGCCAGTGGAATGCGATATTAAACTTAACATTGTCATTCATGTCGTGGGGAGCCGAGGTGATGTTCAACCTTTTATTGCGCTGGGGAATGAATTGCAAAACCATGGCCATCGAGTACGGTTAGCGACACACGATGTGTTTGATTCCTTCGTTCGAAAGTCGGGTCTGGAGTTCTATCCGATAGGCGGCGATCCTGCCGAACTCATGGCATTTATGGTGAAGAACCCAGGTCTAATCCCAAACATGAAGAGTCTGAAGGCAGGGGAAATCTCACGGAAACGGGTGATGGTCCGAGAGATGCTGGAAGGATGCTGGAAGTCTTGTATTGAGGATGATCCTCGCACAGGGGCCCCGTTCGTGACCGACGCCATCATCGCAAATCCTCCCAGCTTTGCGCATGTCCATTGTGCCCAGGCCCTAGGTGTTCCCCTACACTTGATGTTCACGATGCCTTGGAGTTCAACATCGGAGTATCCTCACCCGCTGGCTAATTTGAAATACTCGGGTAATAACGCGAGTTTCGCAAATGCCGTTTCATATGGAGTTGTGGAGTGGATGACCTGGCAAGG GCTCGGCGATGTGATCAACGACTGGAGGGAAACCATTGACCTCGAACGGGTTCCACTCACGGAAGGGCCGAGCCTTGTGCAGACACTTAAAGTACCGTTCACATATTGCTGGTCGCCAGCCTTGGTACCCAAGCCGAAGGATTGGCCGTCTTACATCG ATGTAtgcggcttcttctttcgtgAATTGCCGATATATACCCCTTCGTCTGAGCTAGATGCATTCCTCCGAGACGGCCCACCCCCAGTGTATATTGGCTTCGGTAGCATTGTCATTGATGATCCCCCGCGGCTCACTTCGATTCTCGAAGAGGCCGTCCGAGCGGTCGGAGTTCGTGCGATTATCTCACGAGGGTGGAGTAAGCTCGGGGGTTCTTCATCAAAAGACATCCTGTATATCGGCGACTGCCCTCATGAGTGGCTCTTCCAAAACGTGTCGGCTGTGGTACATCACGGCGGTGCGGGGACAACAGCATGCGGCCTACGCTTCGGAAAGCCCACCGCCATTGTTCCCTTCTTTGGAGATCAGCCCTTCTGGGGTAAGATGATCGCGGCGTCTGGTGCCGGTCCCGAGCCAATCCCACAGAAGTCTTTGACGGCTGAAAACCTCGCTGAAGCAATCCAATACTGCCTTACTCCTCAAGCAAAGGAGGCCGCTAAAGACATTTCGAATAAAATGCAATACGAGGCGGGCGTCAAAGCAGCTGTCGAATCCTTCCATCGAAATCTCCCATTAGACCGCATGCGCTGCCAGGTTATTCCCGACCAGCCTGCGTCATGGATCTACAAGAAGTCTGCAAAGCCTGTCTTCCTCTCCAAATTAGCCGCTCAGATTTTACTAGATCACTTACGGATTGAATCCAAGAATTTACAGTC ACACGAAATCCGTCCTATAATCATAACCAATCGCCGATATGATCCGATCACAAGCACAACCTCAGCAACGATAGGCTACGGTACAGATATGCTAAGAGCCACATCGGATATGTTCCTGAAACCATACCAAGAGCTGAAGAGTCGATCCAACACGACAACTCCAGCAGCAACCAACACCGAAGATCCTCTCTCGAAAGTCGACTCGCAAACCACAACTGCCAGCGGCAAGAACAAGGTAGACTGGGATGCCACAGGAGCGGCGATAGGCGCCGGTGCAGCAGGATTCGGCAAGTTTATGAAGCACGTTTACAAGGGAGTCATTGTCGACATTCCGCTAGCTGCTACGGAAGGCCTCCGAGCCGTGCCTCGTCTATACGGTGAAGAGGTGGAAGATTATGCTGTCCGCGACTGGAAAAGCGGTGCTATCGCGGGTGGCAAGAATTTCACTCAAGGGATGCGGGAAGGCTTCACCGATATATTCACGCAGACTCACAAGGGAGCCAAGGAAGAGGGTGCGGTGGGAATGGCTAAGGGCTTCCTGAAAGGAACACTTAGTATCGGTACTAAAGTACCATCAGGTAGGCTAGtcctatcttttttaaagaaGCTTGCTGACCCTTGGGTAGCTGCCCTCGGCCTCGTGGCTTATCCAGCTCATGGAATAACCAAGAGCCTACACACGGTGATCAGGTCAAAGACGAGGAAGCAAATAGTCCAAGCGCGACTTCGAGAGGGCCAATATATCGCGCGAAAGGTTGCAAAGCCTGGAATCGATCACGCCTTAGTAATGCAGACTTTCGATGCTCTGAAGAATGCGGATACAAGTTGA